From Nevskiales bacterium, one genomic window encodes:
- a CDS encoding glutathione peroxidase, which yields MSSVYDFKAKTIDGKEQSLAEYKGKVMLVVNTASKCGFTPQYKGLEALYRKYKDKGLVVLGFPCDQFGHQEPGDENEIKNFCSLNYDVSFPMFSKIEVNGPNAHPLYKHLKGEKPGVLGSEAIKWNFTKFLVDKSGKVVKRYAPTDKPESLAKDVEKLL from the coding sequence ATGAGCAGCGTTTACGATTTCAAGGCCAAGACCATCGATGGCAAGGAACAGTCTCTGGCCGAGTACAAGGGCAAGGTCATGCTGGTGGTGAACACCGCCAGCAAGTGCGGCTTCACGCCGCAGTACAAGGGCCTCGAAGCGCTGTACCGCAAGTACAAGGACAAGGGGCTGGTGGTGCTGGGCTTCCCCTGCGACCAGTTCGGCCACCAGGAGCCGGGCGACGAGAACGAGATCAAGAACTTCTGCTCGCTGAACTACGACGTCAGCTTCCCGATGTTCAGCAAGATCGAGGTCAACGGCCCGAATGCGCATCCGCTGTACAAGCACCTGAAGGGCGAGAAACCCGGCGTGCTGGGCTCGGAGGCAATCAAGTGGAACTTCACCAAGTTCCTGGTGGACAAGTCCGGCAAGGTGGTCAAGCGCTACGCCCCCACCGACAAGCCGGAGTCGCTGGCCAAGGACGTCGAGAAGCTGCTCTGA
- a CDS encoding sterol desaturase family protein: MIEHEAGLRLGVFIGVLTTLALAEALWPRRPACVPRGPRWLNNLTIVALDSLLLRLLFPVLAVDWALEVQARGWGLFNQVGWASALEFALALLLLDLAIYWQHRIMHRIPLLWRLHRVHHSDLDFDASTGVRFHPLEILLSMLIKLAAVTVLGAAALAVLVFEALLNATSLFEHANLRIPAPVDRRLRWLLVTPDMHRVHHSVHGDEYNRNFGFNFPWWDRLFGSYRAQPRDGHLAMTIGLRQFRAAPDQRLDRLLLQPLSGP, from the coding sequence ATGATCGAACATGAGGCCGGACTCCGCCTCGGCGTCTTTATCGGCGTGCTGACGACGCTGGCGCTGGCCGAGGCGCTGTGGCCGCGGCGGCCGGCCTGCGTGCCGCGGGGTCCGCGCTGGCTCAACAACCTGACGATCGTGGCGCTGGATTCGTTGCTGCTGCGCCTGCTGTTCCCCGTGCTGGCGGTGGATTGGGCGCTAGAGGTCCAGGCGCGTGGCTGGGGGCTGTTCAACCAGGTCGGCTGGGCGAGCGCGCTGGAGTTCGCGCTGGCGCTGCTGTTGCTCGACCTGGCGATCTACTGGCAGCACCGGATCATGCACCGCATCCCGCTGCTGTGGCGGCTGCACCGCGTGCACCACTCGGACCTGGACTTCGACGCCAGCACCGGCGTGCGCTTCCACCCGCTGGAAATCCTGCTGTCCATGCTGATCAAGCTGGCGGCAGTCACCGTGCTCGGCGCCGCTGCGCTCGCGGTGCTGGTGTTCGAGGCGCTGCTCAACGCCACCTCGCTGTTCGAGCATGCCAACCTGCGCATCCCGGCACCCGTGGACCGCCGGCTGCGCTGGCTGCTGGTGACGCCGGACATGCACCGTGTGCACCATTCGGTGCACGGGGACGAGTACAACCGGAATTTCGGCTTCAATTTCCCGTGGTGGGACCGGCTGTTCGGCAGCTACCGCGCGCAGCCGCGCGACGGGCATCTGGCGATGACGATCGGGCTGCGGCAGTTCCGCGCCGCGCCGGACCAGCGTCTGGACCGACTGCTGCTGCAGCCGCTGTCGGGGCCTTAG
- the hemB gene encoding porphobilinogen synthase has product MAFPLTRLRRMRADEFSRRLVRETRLSTDDLIYPLFVVEGKKQRQPVASMPGIERLSVDLLAREAESLARLGIPAVALFPVVPAAKKSLDAREAYNARGLLPNAVRALKKAVPDLGVITDIALDPYTSHGQDGLIDRSGYVLNDATVAVLIRQALCHAEAGADVVAPSDMMDGRIGAIRRALEQHGHVNTRMLAYAAKYASSLYGPFRDAVGSAKALGKADKKTYQMDPANGDEALREVALDLEEGADMVMIKPALPYLDILRRVKERFGAPTFAYHVSGEYAMLKAAAQKGWLDERAAVLECLLCCKRAGADAILTYYAKAAAGWLAEN; this is encoded by the coding sequence ATGGCCTTTCCCCTGACCCGCCTGCGCCGGATGCGCGCGGATGAATTCTCGCGCCGGCTGGTGCGCGAGACGCGCCTGAGCACGGACGACCTCATCTACCCGCTGTTCGTGGTGGAGGGCAAGAAACAGCGCCAGCCGGTGGCCTCGATGCCCGGCATCGAGCGCCTGAGCGTGGACCTCTTGGCGCGCGAGGCCGAATCCCTGGCCAGGCTCGGCATCCCGGCGGTGGCGCTGTTCCCGGTGGTGCCCGCGGCCAAGAAATCCCTCGACGCGCGCGAGGCCTACAACGCCCGCGGCCTGCTGCCGAACGCGGTGCGGGCGCTGAAGAAGGCGGTGCCGGACCTGGGCGTGATCACCGACATCGCGCTCGACCCCTACACCAGCCATGGCCAGGACGGGCTGATCGACCGTAGCGGCTACGTGCTCAACGACGCCACCGTCGCGGTGCTGATCCGCCAGGCGCTGTGCCATGCCGAGGCCGGCGCCGACGTGGTCGCGCCCTCGGACATGATGGACGGGCGCATCGGCGCCATCCGCCGCGCGCTGGAGCAGCACGGCCACGTCAACACCCGCATGCTGGCCTACGCCGCCAAGTACGCCTCCAGCCTCTACGGGCCGTTCCGCGACGCGGTGGGCTCGGCCAAGGCGCTGGGCAAGGCCGACAAGAAGACCTACCAGATGGACCCGGCCAATGGCGACGAGGCCTTGCGCGAGGTGGCGCTGGACCTGGAGGAAGGCGCCGACATGGTCATGATCAAGCCGGCCCTGCCCTATCTCGACATCCTGCGGCGGGTGAAGGAACGCTTCGGCGCGCCGACCTTCGCCTACCACGTGAGCGGCGAGTACGCGATGCTCAAGGCGGCGGCGCAGAAGGGCTGGCTGGACGAGCGCGCCGCGGTGCTGGAATGCCTGCTGTGCTGCAAACGCGCCGGCGCCGACGCCATCCTGACCTATTACGCCAAGGCCGCGGCCGGCTGGCTGGCAGAGAACTGA
- the aroE gene encoding shikimate dehydrogenase — protein MDRYAVIGHPVEHSRSPRIHALFARQTGQALRYEKLPAPLDDFAGTVRRFQAAGGRGANVTLPFKLEALALCDQASERARRAGAVNTLSFAADGRIQGDNTDGAGLLRDLTVNLGLSLAGLRILLLGAGGAVRGVLQPLLEAAPAELRIANRTPAKALVLAEDFGGAPLEGGGYAELEGRQYDLIINGTSSGLAGELPPLPEDVLMPGGVCYDMLYGDAPTPFLRWALAHGAGVAADGLGMLVEQAAESFLIWRGVRPETRPVLKQLRAEL, from the coding sequence ATGGATCGCTACGCCGTCATCGGCCACCCCGTCGAACACAGCCGCTCGCCGCGCATCCATGCGCTGTTCGCGCGCCAGACGGGGCAGGCGCTGCGCTACGAGAAGCTGCCGGCGCCGCTGGACGATTTCGCCGGCACGGTCCGGCGTTTCCAGGCCGCCGGCGGGCGCGGCGCCAATGTCACCCTGCCCTTCAAGCTCGAGGCACTGGCGCTCTGCGACCAGGCGAGCGAGCGCGCCCGGCGTGCCGGCGCGGTCAATACGCTGAGCTTCGCGGCCGACGGCCGCATCCAGGGCGACAACACCGACGGCGCCGGCCTGCTGCGCGACCTGACGGTGAATCTGGGCCTGTCGCTCGCGGGCCTGCGCATCCTGTTGCTGGGCGCCGGCGGGGCAGTGCGTGGCGTGCTGCAGCCGCTGCTGGAGGCTGCGCCCGCGGAACTACGCATCGCCAACCGCACCCCGGCCAAGGCACTGGTGCTGGCGGAAGACTTCGGTGGCGCACCGCTCGAAGGCGGCGGCTATGCGGAACTGGAAGGCCGGCAGTACGACCTGATCATCAACGGTACCTCCAGCGGACTGGCGGGCGAGCTGCCGCCGCTGCCGGAGGATGTGCTGATGCCCGGCGGCGTCTGCTACGACATGCTCTATGGGGACGCGCCCACCCCGTTCCTGCGCTGGGCCTTGGCGCACGGCGCCGGCGTCGCGGCGGACGGGCTGGGCATGCTGGTGGAACAGGCGGCGGAATCCTTCCTGATCTGGCGCGGCGTGCGCCCCGAGACCCGGCCGGTACTCAAGCAGCTGCGCGCGGAGCTCTAA
- a CDS encoding YcnI family protein yields MTSLRPGLAGLLMFAHALAIAHVTLEQPSAPAGSHYKAVFRVGHGCAGSPTIGLTVTLPPGVTGAKPMPKPGWSLATRIEKLAVPYRSHGRTITEDVAAVSWRGGPLPDAHYDEFVIRLRLPEAPGPLYFKVAQFCERGRIDWADIPAEGRTLEDYKTPAAVLEVLPADAPAHH; encoded by the coding sequence ATGACTTCTTTGCGCCCGGGCCTGGCCGGCCTACTCATGTTCGCGCACGCGTTGGCAATCGCGCACGTCACTCTGGAACAGCCGAGCGCACCGGCCGGCAGTCATTACAAGGCCGTGTTCCGCGTCGGTCACGGCTGCGCAGGATCACCGACCATCGGCCTGACCGTGACGCTGCCGCCGGGGGTGACGGGGGCCAAGCCGATGCCCAAGCCGGGCTGGAGCCTGGCCACGCGCATCGAGAAGCTCGCCGTGCCTTACCGGAGCCATGGCCGGACCATCACCGAGGACGTGGCCGCGGTCAGCTGGCGCGGCGGGCCGCTGCCCGACGCCCACTACGACGAATTCGTGATCCGCCTGCGCCTGCCGGAAGCGCCCGGCCCGTTGTACTTCAAGGTGGCGCAGTTCTGCGAGCGGGGCCGCATCGATTGGGCGGACATCCCGGCCGAGGGCCGGACGCTCGAGGACTACAAGACGCCGGCCGCGGTGCTGGAAGTCCTGCCGGCCGATGCGCCGGCGCATCACTGA
- the tatC gene encoding twin-arginine translocase subunit TatC, which produces MNEPLPEQPLIAHLLELRNRLLRMIIGVLVVFAPLAFYAGEIFNFVAGPLLDKLPAGSAMIATEVASPFLTPFKLALVLAVILSMPWLLYQTWAFVAPGLYQSERRLILPLLVSSTLLFYLGMAFAYFLVLPMVFGFFVSIAPAHVTVMTDIRHYLDFVLGMFLAFGLAFETPVAIVLLVWAGVVMPSQLTAARGYVLIGCFIVGMLLTPPDVFSQTLLAVPMYLLFELGIIAARVLVPGYKEVEAQRRQMGDSDKSST; this is translated from the coding sequence GTGAATGAGCCGCTGCCCGAGCAGCCGCTGATCGCGCACCTTCTGGAGCTGCGCAACCGGCTGCTGCGCATGATCATCGGCGTGCTGGTGGTGTTCGCGCCGCTGGCCTTCTATGCCGGCGAGATCTTCAACTTCGTCGCCGGGCCGCTGCTGGATAAACTTCCGGCCGGCAGCGCCATGATTGCCACCGAGGTGGCCTCGCCCTTCCTGACGCCGTTCAAACTGGCGCTGGTGCTGGCGGTGATCCTGTCCATGCCCTGGCTGCTATACCAGACCTGGGCCTTCGTCGCGCCGGGGCTGTACCAGAGCGAGCGCCGCTTGATTCTGCCGCTCCTGGTGTCCAGCACGCTGCTGTTCTATCTCGGCATGGCCTTCGCCTACTTCCTGGTACTGCCGATGGTGTTTGGCTTCTTTGTCAGCATCGCGCCGGCGCATGTGACGGTGATGACCGACATCCGCCACTACCTCGATTTCGTGCTGGGCATGTTCCTGGCTTTCGGCCTGGCTTTCGAGACCCCCGTGGCGATCGTGCTGCTGGTCTGGGCCGGCGTGGTCATGCCCAGCCAGCTCACCGCGGCGCGCGGTTATGTGCTGATCGGCTGCTTCATCGTCGGCATGTTGCTGACGCCGCCGGACGTGTTCTCGCAAACGCTGCTGGCGGTGCCGATGTATCTGCTGTTCGAACTGGGCATCATCGCTGCGCGCGTGCTGGTGCCGGGCTACAAGGAGGTCGAGGCTCAGCGCCGCCAGATGGGCGACTCCGACAAATCTTCAACCTAG
- the tatB gene encoding Sec-independent protein translocase protein TatB, which produces MFEIGFWELVLIGVVALVVLGPERLPKAARTLGLWAGRARSYVRHFSSELEREVQAQALREQARDLQRELKAPVDDTATPPNDTRRE; this is translated from the coding sequence ATGTTCGAGATCGGATTCTGGGAGCTGGTGCTGATCGGCGTGGTGGCGCTGGTGGTGCTCGGCCCCGAGCGCCTGCCCAAGGCCGCGCGCACGCTGGGGCTGTGGGCCGGTCGCGCCCGATCCTATGTCCGGCATTTCTCCAGCGAGCTGGAGCGCGAGGTGCAGGCGCAGGCGCTGCGCGAGCAGGCCCGCGATCTGCAGCGCGAACTGAAGGCGCCGGTAGACGACACCGCGACACCGCCGAACGACACGCGCCGTGAATGA
- a CDS encoding Sec-independent protein translocase subunit TatA, with amino-acid sequence MGLGGISIWELLIILAIVVLIFGTKKLRNMGGDLGAAIHNFRKSMKEGEQDAEQKRNELAKPGLPEQKPDDSK; translated from the coding sequence ATGGGTTTAGGCGGCATCAGTATCTGGGAACTGCTCATCATCCTGGCCATCGTGGTGCTGATCTTCGGCACCAAGAAGCTGCGCAACATGGGCGGCGACCTCGGCGCGGCGATCCACAACTTCCGCAAGTCCATGAAGGAAGGCGAACAGGACGCCGAGCAAAAGCGCAACGAGCTGGCCAAGCCGGGCCTGCCCGAGCAGAAGCCGGACGACAGCAAGTAA
- a CDS encoding phosphoribosyl-ATP diphosphatase codes for MSDTPDILQRLDAVLDARRKADPEQSYVARLYRDGLDAILKKVGEEATETVLAAKAGDARQLTHEVADLWFHTLVLLKHQGLTPDAVLDELAQRFGVSGLDEKAARGKR; via the coding sequence GTGAGCGACACGCCCGACATCCTGCAGCGCCTCGACGCCGTGCTGGACGCGCGCCGCAAGGCCGATCCCGAGCAGTCCTACGTGGCGCGACTGTATCGCGACGGGCTCGATGCCATTCTGAAAAAAGTCGGTGAGGAGGCGACCGAAACCGTGCTGGCGGCCAAGGCCGGCGACGCCCGACAGCTCACGCACGAGGTCGCCGATCTGTGGTTCCATACCCTGGTGCTGCTCAAACACCAGGGGCTAACGCCCGACGCGGTGCTCGATGAACTGGCGCAGCGCTTCGGGGTATCCGGTCTGGACGAAAAGGCCGCGCGCGGCAAGCGTTAG
- the hisI gene encoding phosphoribosyl-AMP cyclohydrolase — protein sequence MSYPDWIEQVAWNADGLVPVVAQEAGSGRLLTQAWMNREALAQTARSGLAIYWSRSRRKLWQKGEESGHVQRVREIRLDCDNDSLLLVVEQVGGIACHTGRHSCFFQRLEDGRWVAADPVLKAPEEIYRK from the coding sequence ATGAGCTATCCCGACTGGATCGAGCAGGTCGCCTGGAACGCCGACGGACTGGTGCCGGTGGTCGCGCAGGAAGCCGGCTCCGGCCGGCTGCTGACCCAGGCCTGGATGAACCGGGAGGCCCTGGCGCAGACGGCGAGAAGCGGCCTTGCCATATACTGGTCGCGCTCGCGCCGCAAACTGTGGCAAAAGGGCGAGGAATCGGGCCATGTGCAGCGGGTCCGCGAAATCCGCCTGGACTGCGACAACGACAGCCTGCTGCTGGTCGTCGAGCAGGTCGGCGGCATCGCCTGCCACACCGGACGCCACAGCTGTTTCTTTCAGCGGCTCGAGGACGGGCGCTGGGTCGCCGCGGATCCGGTGCTCAAGGCACCCGAGGAGATTTACCGTAAGTGA
- the hisF gene encoding imidazole glycerol phosphate synthase subunit HisF gives MSLAKRVIPCLDIDKGRVVKGVKFEHIRDAGDPVEVARRYDQEGADELVFLDITASAEKRETLFKVVEAVAGQVFIPLTVGGGVRTTADIRRLLSAGADKVSINTSAVENPAFVAEAAERFGSQCIVVAIDAKRVGRRRKAAPRWEVFTHGGRKATGLDVLAWAQLMVNHGAGELLLTSMDKDGTKSGFDLELTRMVSDAVAVPVIASGGVGELEHLYQGLAEGHADAVLAASIFHYAQHSVQEAKDYLAARGIDVRR, from the coding sequence GTGAGCCTGGCCAAGCGCGTGATCCCCTGCCTGGACATCGACAAGGGGCGGGTGGTCAAGGGTGTGAAATTCGAGCATATCCGCGACGCCGGCGACCCGGTCGAGGTGGCGCGTCGCTACGATCAGGAAGGCGCCGATGAGCTGGTGTTCCTCGACATCACCGCCAGCGCCGAGAAGCGCGAGACGCTGTTCAAGGTGGTCGAGGCGGTGGCCGGGCAGGTGTTCATCCCGCTCACCGTCGGCGGCGGCGTGCGCACGACCGCCGACATCCGCCGCCTGCTCTCGGCTGGCGCGGACAAGGTCTCGATCAACACCAGCGCGGTGGAGAATCCGGCGTTCGTGGCCGAGGCTGCGGAGCGTTTCGGCTCGCAGTGCATTGTCGTTGCAATCGACGCCAAGCGTGTCGGCCGGCGCAGGAAAGCCGCGCCGCGCTGGGAGGTGTTCACCCATGGCGGGCGCAAGGCCACCGGCCTGGACGTGCTGGCCTGGGCGCAGCTCATGGTCAACCACGGTGCCGGCGAGCTGTTGCTGACCAGCATGGACAAGGACGGCACCAAGAGCGGCTTCGACCTCGAGCTGACGCGCATGGTCAGCGACGCGGTGGCGGTGCCGGTGATCGCCTCGGGCGGCGTCGGCGAGCTGGAGCACCTGTACCAGGGTCTGGCCGAGGGCCATGCCGACGCGGTGCTGGCGGCGAGCATCTTCCATTACGCCCAGCACAGCGTGCAGGAGGCCAAGGACTATCTGGCCGCGCGCGGCATCGATGTCCGGCGCTAG
- the hisA gene encoding 1-(5-phosphoribosyl)-5-[(5-phosphoribosylamino)methylideneamino]imidazole-4-carboxamide isomerase, which yields MLIIPAIDIKDGKCVRLRQGRMDDVTVFSDDPVAVAKRWVEAGARRLHLVDLDGAASGKPVNAAVVARIVEAFPQLPIQVGGGIRDEESAEAYLNAGVQWVIIGTKAASAPHFVSDLCAAWPKHIIVGLDAKDGKVAIDGWSKLSNHDVVDLARHFERDGVEAIVYTDIGRDGMMQGVNLESTRALARAITIPVIASGGVSTLDDIRQLCAAAEDGIAGAIIGRALYEGDLDLAACQKLVDELTGETT from the coding sequence ATGTTGATCATCCCCGCCATCGACATCAAGGACGGCAAGTGCGTGCGCCTGCGCCAGGGGCGCATGGACGACGTGACGGTGTTCTCCGACGACCCGGTCGCCGTGGCGAAACGCTGGGTCGAGGCCGGTGCGCGCCGGCTGCACCTGGTGGACCTGGACGGCGCCGCCAGTGGCAAGCCGGTCAATGCCGCGGTGGTGGCCCGGATTGTCGAAGCCTTCCCCCAGCTGCCGATACAGGTCGGCGGCGGCATCCGCGACGAGGAGTCGGCCGAGGCCTATCTCAACGCCGGTGTGCAGTGGGTGATCATCGGTACCAAGGCCGCCAGCGCGCCGCACTTCGTCAGCGACCTGTGCGCGGCCTGGCCCAAGCACATCATCGTCGGCCTGGACGCGAAGGACGGCAAGGTGGCGATCGACGGCTGGTCCAAGCTGTCCAACCATGACGTGGTGGACCTGGCCCGGCACTTCGAGCGCGACGGCGTCGAGGCCATCGTCTACACCGACATCGGCCGCGACGGCATGATGCAGGGTGTCAATCTCGAGTCCACGCGCGCGCTGGCGCGCGCCATCACCATCCCGGTGATCGCTTCGGGCGGCGTCAGCACGCTCGATGACATCCGTCAGCTCTGCGCCGCGGCCGAGGACGGCATCGCCGGCGCGATCATCGGGCGGGCACTGTACGAGGGTGATCTCGACCTGGCGGCCTGCCAGAAGCTGGTGGACGAGCTCACCGGGGAGACGACGTGA
- the hisH gene encoding imidazole glycerol phosphate synthase subunit HisH: protein MATIGVIDYGMGNLHSIAKALERVSAGERVEISYDPDKLRRADRLVLPGVGAIRHCMDELRRLELVGLIKEAAGQVPMLGICLGMQAMLAHSEENDGTEALGLFPGEVRRFPDPVAGEVGRLKVPHMGWNQVRPVRSHPLWRGIAPQASFYFVHSYYVQPAEPAHCFGTTEYGQRFCSVLLRDNLLAVQFHPEKSQSAGLTLLANFLQWDGKA, encoded by the coding sequence ATGGCCACCATCGGTGTCATTGACTACGGCATGGGCAATCTGCACTCGATCGCCAAGGCGCTCGAGCGCGTGTCGGCCGGTGAGCGCGTCGAGATCAGCTATGACCCCGACAAGCTGCGCCGTGCCGACCGGCTGGTGCTGCCGGGTGTGGGTGCCATCCGCCACTGCATGGACGAGCTGCGCCGGCTCGAGCTGGTCGGGCTGATCAAGGAGGCCGCCGGTCAGGTGCCGATGCTGGGCATCTGCCTGGGCATGCAGGCCATGCTGGCGCACAGCGAGGAGAACGACGGCACCGAGGCGCTGGGGCTGTTCCCCGGCGAGGTGCGGCGCTTCCCCGACCCGGTCGCCGGCGAGGTCGGGCGCCTGAAAGTGCCGCACATGGGCTGGAATCAGGTACGGCCCGTGCGCTCGCACCCGCTGTGGCGGGGCATCGCCCCACAGGCATCCTTCTATTTCGTGCACAGCTATTACGTGCAGCCCGCAGAGCCCGCGCACTGTTTCGGTACCACCGAGTACGGGCAGCGGTTCTGCTCGGTGTTGTTGCGGGATAATCTGCTGGCGGTACAGTTTCATCCCGAGAAGAGCCAGAGCGCCGGGCTGACCCTGCTGGCCAATTTCCTGCAGTGGGACGGTAAGGCTTAA